One Sediminibacillus dalangtanensis genomic region harbors:
- the rsmI gene encoding 16S rRNA (cytidine(1402)-2'-O)-methyltransferase, whose product MNIQSSFQGTFSGGTLYLVPTPIGNLDDITLRALHTLKTVDFIAAEDTRNTKKLMNHFSIEKPLISYHEHNKQAREAGLLEKLQEGKDIALVSDAGMPAISDPGYEMVNAALECNLPVVTLPGANAALCALVGSGLSPREFYFYGFLPRKKKDREAELDLLKHVRATLLFYESPHRLKETLKSIGEQLGNRRVSLARELTKRYEEYIRGTAQEVLRWAEEKQIKGEFCIVVEGGTETAQADTDWWEDWTLKEHVAYYMEQGESSKDAIKQTAVDRKMPKRDVYQAFHVE is encoded by the coding sequence ATGAACATCCAAAGCAGTTTTCAAGGGACTTTTTCCGGAGGAACTCTTTATTTGGTTCCGACACCGATTGGCAATCTTGATGATATTACGCTGCGAGCCTTACATACATTGAAGACGGTCGATTTTATTGCAGCAGAGGATACAAGGAATACCAAAAAATTGATGAATCACTTCTCGATCGAAAAACCGTTAATCAGTTACCATGAACACAATAAACAGGCGAGAGAAGCAGGTTTGTTGGAAAAACTTCAAGAGGGAAAAGACATCGCCTTGGTTAGTGACGCCGGAATGCCGGCCATTTCCGATCCTGGATATGAAATGGTAAATGCAGCATTGGAATGCAATTTACCGGTGGTCACACTTCCCGGCGCCAATGCAGCCTTGTGTGCATTGGTGGGTTCTGGTCTTTCACCGCGTGAATTCTATTTTTATGGATTCTTGCCCCGAAAGAAAAAAGACAGAGAAGCAGAGCTTGATTTGTTGAAGCATGTTCGGGCTACCTTGTTGTTTTATGAGTCCCCCCATCGGTTGAAAGAAACGTTGAAGTCGATTGGCGAACAATTGGGAAACCGCAGGGTTTCGCTGGCAAGAGAATTGACGAAACGATATGAAGAATATATTCGCGGGACAGCTCAGGAAGTGCTTCGGTGGGCAGAAGAAAAACAAATAAAGGGAGAATTTTGTATTGTGGTCGAAGGTGGCACAGAAACTGCCCAGGCAGACACTGATTGGTGGGAGGACTGGACACTTAAGGAGCATGTGGCTTATTACATGGAGCAAGGGGAAAGCAGCAAGGATGCAATCAAACAAACAGCGGTCGATAGGAAAATGCCGAAACGGGACGTGTATCAGGCTTTTCATGTTGAATAA
- a CDS encoding GIY-YIG nuclease family protein, with translation MENDKTHMVYMLQCNDGTLYTGYTNNLKKRITMHENGKGAKYTRGRGPFQLVFCQSFSSKEEAMHEEYQIKQLSRKQKDKLIKSFTEGHDGR, from the coding sequence ATGGAAAACGATAAAACCCACATGGTTTACATGTTGCAATGTAACGATGGGACGTTATATACCGGTTATACAAACAATTTAAAAAAACGTATTACCATGCATGAGAATGGTAAAGGGGCTAAATATACAAGGGGCAGGGGGCCGTTTCAGCTGGTGTTCTGTCAGTCTTTTTCGTCGAAAGAAGAAGCAATGCATGAAGAATACCAAATAAAGCAGCTTTCACGAAAACAGAAGGATAAACTGATTAAATCTTTTACAGAAGGGCATGATGGGAGATGA
- a CDS encoding AbrB/MazE/SpoVT family DNA-binding domain-containing protein, protein MKSTGIVRKVDELGRVVIPIELRRTLGINEKDALEIYVDDDRIILKKYKPNMTCHITGEISDDNLSLANGKLVLSPEGAQELLKEIQSRLDK, encoded by the coding sequence ATGAAATCTACTGGAATCGTCCGTAAGGTGGATGAGTTAGGTCGAGTTGTTATTCCAATTGAGCTTCGTCGTACCCTTGGTATCAATGAAAAAGATGCTTTGGAGATTTATGTGGATGATGATCGCATTATCCTGAAGAAGTACAAGCCAAACATGACATGCCATATCACTGGAGAAATCTCTGATGATAATCTTTCATTAGCCAACGGCAAGTTAGTGCTGAGCCCTGAAGGCGCACAGGAGTTATTGAAAGAGATACAATCTCGTTTGGATAAGTAA